ACCCGCATCCCCACGGCCGGCTACAGCCGCCGCAGCCAGGAAATCGAACCCTTCCACGTGATGTCCCTGCTGGCCCGCGCGCAGGCGTTGGAACAGGCCGGCCATGATGTGATCCACCTGGAGATCGGCGAGCCGGACTTCACCACGGCCGCGCCCATCGTGCAGGCCGGCCAGGCCGCGCTGGCCGCCGGGCATACCCGCTACACCGCCGCGCGCGGGCTGCCGGCCCTGCGTGCGGCCATCGCCGGGTTCTACGGCACCCGCTACAACCTGGACCTGGACCCGGAGCGGATCCTGGTCACCCCGGGCGGCTCGGGCGCGCTGTTGCTGGCCAGCAGCCTGCTGGTCGATCCCGACCGCCATTGGCTGCTGGCCGACCCGGGCTACCCGTGCAACCGCCATTTCCTGCGGCTGGTGGAAGGCGCGGCGCAACTGGTGCCGGTGGGGCCGCACACCGCCTACCAGTTGACCCCATCCCTGGTGGACACCCATTGGAATGCCGCCAGCGTCGGTGCGCTGGTGGCGTCACCGGCCAACCCGACCGGTACGGTGTTGTCGGCGGCGCAGCTGGCTGCGCTGTCGCAGTCGTTGAAGGCGCGTGGCGGCCACCTGGTGGTGGATGAGATCTACCACGGCCTCACCTACGGCATGGATGCGCCCAGCGTGCTGCAGGTCGACGACGAGGCGTTCGTGCTCAACAGCTTCTCCA
This is a stretch of genomic DNA from Stenotrophomonas rhizophila. It encodes these proteins:
- a CDS encoding pyridoxal phosphate-dependent aminotransferase, which produces MSTRIPTAGYSRRSQEIEPFHVMSLLARAQALEQAGHDVIHLEIGEPDFTTAAPIVQAGQAALAAGHTRYTAARGLPALRAAIAGFYGTRYNLDLDPERILVTPGGSGALLLASSLLVDPDRHWLLADPGYPCNRHFLRLVEGAAQLVPVGPHTAYQLTPSLVDTHWNAASVGALVASPANPTGTVLSAAQLAALSQSLKARGGHLVVDEIYHGLTYGMDAPSVLQVDDEAFVLNSFSKYFGMTGWRLGWLVAPPQAVADLEKLAQNLYISASSIAQHAALACFEPDTIALFEQRRHAFQARRDYLLPALRALGFRIEVEPEGAFYLYCDVSGFTDDAQAFCAHFLETEHVAFTPGLDFGHYRANQHVRLAYTQEIPRLEEAVARITRGLQTWKG